In Liquorilactobacillus hordei DSM 19519, the following proteins share a genomic window:
- a CDS encoding histidine phosphatase family protein, which produces MVFTIYFVRHGQTIFNHYNRMQGWCDSPLTEKGISDAHKAGKRLAAKHFTNVYHSDTSRAKNTCHIIMDENNNSNSLSEPTILPQFREQGYGYFEGNDSSQTWLMVGASRNCRSFSEIISNYSIEDSRDFMKEIDPFQDAESNDEFWKRVNSGFDYIRNHQKDGDEVLVVSHGTTIRSIVHRFAPDIDIVSLSPQNGSVTKMIVSDDSVSVEYFNHYKDEQSY; this is translated from the coding sequence ATGGTTTTCACAATTTATTTTGTTCGCCACGGACAAACAATTTTCAATCATTATAATCGCATGCAGGGTTGGTGTGATTCACCGCTCACTGAAAAAGGAATATCTGATGCTCATAAGGCTGGAAAAAGGCTAGCAGCAAAACATTTTACTAATGTGTATCATAGTGACACTTCACGTGCTAAGAATACCTGTCATATTATTATGGATGAGAACAACAACTCAAACTCTCTTTCAGAGCCAACGATTCTTCCTCAATTCAGAGAACAAGGTTATGGTTACTTTGAGGGAAATGATTCAAGTCAAACTTGGCTAATGGTCGGAGCAAGCCGTAATTGTCGTTCATTTTCAGAAATAATCTCAAATTATTCAATTGAAGATTCACGTGATTTCATGAAAGAAATTGATCCTTTCCAAGATGCCGAAAGTAATGACGAATTTTGGAAACGTGTTAATTCTGGCTTTGACTATATCCGTAATCATCAAAAAGATGGCGATGAAGTACTAGTAGTCAGTCATGGAACAACAATTCGCAGCATTGTTCATCGCTTTGCTCCCGATATTGATATCGTCTCCCTTAGCCCACAAAATGGCTCTGTGACAAAAATGATTGTTTCCGATGACTCTGTTTCAGTTGAGTACTTTAATCATTATAAAGACGAACAAAGCTATTAA
- a CDS encoding VTT domain-containing protein: protein MISNVIYFLSHLQLYLLPLVETLGGWVYIALFAIIFMETGLVVFAFLPGESLVFFASTLAAITGSSLDIKILVPVFFFAALIGDTVNYEIGCNLHKLPFFKKFISGDKLAKAQAYFAKHGGRTVMFGRFIPLIRTFIPLISGSARMDYRRFCIYNLLGVLIWVFLGSSLGYFFGQLNFVQNNFSVILVAFGLISIIPGAIVSLYRLIRSKQVI, encoded by the coding sequence TTGATTAGTAATGTAATCTATTTTTTATCTCACCTTCAGCTTTATTTGCTGCCGCTAGTTGAGACATTAGGCGGTTGGGTATATATTGCACTCTTCGCTATCATTTTTATGGAAACTGGACTTGTAGTGTTCGCCTTTCTTCCTGGGGAGTCACTAGTTTTCTTTGCAAGCACCCTAGCAGCAATTACGGGTTCTTCACTTGACATCAAGATTCTTGTTCCAGTATTCTTCTTTGCCGCTCTGATTGGCGACACTGTCAATTATGAGATTGGCTGCAATCTGCATAAGTTACCGTTCTTTAAAAAATTTATCTCTGGGGATAAACTTGCAAAAGCACAGGCATATTTTGCAAAACATGGTGGTAGAACTGTTATGTTTGGAAGATTCATTCCACTGATAAGAACCTTTATCCCATTAATTTCAGGGAGTGCTCGCATGGATTACAGACGTTTTTGTATCTATAATCTCCTTGGCGTACTAATCTGGGTCTTTCTAGGGTCTTCTCTAGGTTACTTCTTTGGACAATTGAATTTTGTTCAAAACAACTTCTCTGTTATCCTAGTAGCCTTTGGACTAATATCAATTATACCTGGAGCAATTGTTTCACTTTATCGTCTCATAAGAAGTAAACAAGTTATTTAA
- the helD gene encoding RNA polymerase recycling motor HelD yields the protein MNSDIKAKEQKRMDDVVSKIKIAQKKHHKEIASAKKDSQAIKKDFSNNLRIKTESYSGMFETAMTVRQQQQLLQERENNWKLAARRLDILAKLEKKPYFARIDLKEKGESKKESIYIGLGSFSDRPDNFLIYDWRAPISSVYYDGGIGEVSYETPDGTQNVDVKLKRQFLVEDATIQTVFDTDEAVGDQMLLDVLDDSSDTKMKSIVTTIQKEQNQIIRETKAQLLFVQGAAGSGKTSAVLQRIAYLLYRFRGNLTSSQVILFSPNQLFNDYVDQVLPDLGEQNMIQMTYYQYAQRRLPKLKVETLQQRFERSKTPEGKKVQELKDSLQFFNATTTYGNFLEKKGMRFKDIRFRGEVFFDKDHIEKIYYSFNENYHLRNRLEATRERLLKQLGRRVDKTAKEEWVEKAVQESSPEELAQLYGNHARDFEDGDAELRFLTRRYVTAQYRQIQRDIQRNRFLNINAQYIHFLRSIPDLLDMKQAGIAEEQWKKEIGRVVTAVKEKKMLMEDVSPYLYLYDLITGKRGELEIRHVFIDEIQDYTPYQLACLKTSFPRARFTVLGDLNQAIFTKKESYTLLEEMSKLFPKDGIKVVQLTKSYRSTKQITEFTKQVLLSGASVESFERKGDLPELQVFSDEKRMIEKVVAQLQHNDEDKKTTAIIGKTLAQCQKLTAELQARGIKITLIKTENQRLATGNIIVPAFLAKGLEFDAVIMWDANERNYHDEDERQLVYTICSRAMHRLNIVALNELSHLFERVSTDSYKLIED from the coding sequence ATGAATTCTGATATTAAGGCTAAAGAACAAAAACGAATGGATGATGTGGTTAGCAAGATTAAAATTGCTCAGAAAAAACATCATAAAGAGATTGCAAGTGCAAAAAAAGATTCGCAAGCTATTAAAAAAGACTTTTCTAATAATCTGCGAATTAAGACGGAATCTTATTCAGGGATGTTCGAAACTGCAATGACAGTCAGACAACAACAGCAACTTTTGCAAGAGCGCGAAAATAACTGGAAGTTAGCAGCAAGAAGACTGGACATCTTAGCGAAACTAGAAAAGAAACCATATTTTGCAAGAATTGACCTTAAAGAAAAGGGTGAATCAAAAAAAGAGTCCATCTATATTGGCCTAGGATCATTTAGTGACCGTCCAGACAACTTCTTAATCTATGATTGGCGTGCTCCTATCTCCAGTGTTTATTACGATGGGGGAATCGGTGAAGTTTCTTATGAGACACCCGACGGGACACAGAACGTCGATGTGAAGTTAAAGCGGCAATTTTTAGTTGAAGATGCTACAATTCAAACCGTTTTTGATACGGATGAAGCAGTCGGTGATCAGATGCTTTTGGATGTGCTGGATGATTCTTCTGATACAAAGATGAAGAGTATTGTAACAACAATCCAGAAAGAACAGAATCAAATTATTCGTGAGACTAAGGCTCAATTGTTGTTTGTACAAGGAGCGGCTGGTTCGGGGAAAACTTCGGCAGTCTTGCAACGAATTGCATATTTGCTGTATCGTTTCAGGGGTAATCTAACTTCAAGTCAAGTAATTCTTTTCTCGCCTAATCAATTGTTTAATGATTATGTTGACCAAGTATTACCTGATTTGGGTGAACAAAATATGATTCAAATGACATATTATCAATATGCGCAACGAAGACTTCCTAAGCTTAAAGTTGAGACACTGCAACAGCGTTTTGAACGAAGCAAGACACCTGAAGGAAAAAAAGTTCAAGAATTGAAAGACAGTCTACAATTCTTCAATGCAACAACCACATATGGAAATTTCCTTGAAAAAAAGGGAATGCGGTTTAAAGATATTCGTTTCAGAGGAGAAGTTTTCTTCGATAAAGATCATATTGAGAAAATCTATTATAGTTTCAATGAAAATTACCACTTGAGAAATCGGCTTGAGGCTACAAGGGAACGTTTATTGAAACAACTTGGCAGACGAGTTGATAAGACCGCCAAGGAAGAATGGGTTGAAAAGGCAGTTCAGGAATCTAGCCCAGAAGAGTTGGCACAACTTTATGGAAATCATGCACGCGATTTTGAAGATGGTGATGCTGAATTACGTTTTTTGACGAGACGCTATGTCACAGCGCAATACAGACAAATTCAAAGAGATATTCAACGTAACCGTTTCTTAAATATCAATGCACAGTATATTCACTTCTTAAGAAGTATTCCTGATTTATTGGACATGAAACAAGCAGGGATCGCTGAGGAGCAGTGGAAGAAAGAAATAGGGCGTGTGGTTACAGCAGTTAAAGAGAAAAAAATGCTGATGGAAGATGTTAGCCCATATTTGTATCTATATGACCTAATTACTGGTAAACGAGGAGAATTAGAGATTCGGCATGTTTTTATTGATGAAATTCAAGATTACACACCTTATCAGTTGGCGTGCCTAAAAACAAGCTTTCCGCGGGCTCGTTTTACCGTACTAGGAGATTTGAATCAGGCTATTTTTACGAAAAAGGAAAGCTATACCTTATTAGAAGAAATGAGTAAACTCTTCCCTAAAGATGGAATCAAAGTTGTTCAGCTTACAAAATCATACCGTTCAACCAAGCAAATCACCGAATTTACAAAACAAGTTTTGCTTAGTGGAGCATCTGTTGAATCATTCGAACGCAAGGGAGATTTGCCAGAATTGCAAGTGTTTAGTGATGAGAAACGAATGATTGAAAAAGTAGTAGCGCAATTGCAACATAACGATGAAGATAAGAAGACAACAGCAATCATTGGTAAGACTTTAGCACAATGCCAGAAGCTTACAGCTGAATTACAGGCAAGAGGTATCAAGATAACATTAATTAAGACTGAAAATCAGCGCTTGGCTACTGGTAACATCATAGTTCCTGCTTTCTTGGCAAAGGGTCTGGAATTTGATGCAGTAATAATGTGGGATGCTAATGAACGAAATTATCACGATGAAGACGAACGTCAGCTGGTGTATACGATTTGTTCAAGAGCGATGCACAGATTGAATATTGTTGCATTAAATGAGTTGTCACACTTGTTTGAGCGAGTTTCTACCGATTCTTATAAATTAATTGAGGATTAA
- a CDS encoding IS3 family transposase: MRRDYPFITLLKVAGLARSTYYYHLACLNRPDKYRQVKQIIRQEFARSHQTYGYRRMRFVLKQHHVKLCLETVRKIMFSMGLKVTLFSKHSGRYNSYHGHVGQVVPNLLKQQFKAHKPYTVLHTDVSQFKLTCGKWGYISTVIDEASNEVLAAKVSSTPNRVLIDQTLETVIKKIPATTKPILHSDQGWQYQMTNYQAKLRHHHFIQSMSRKGNCLDNAPVESFFSMLKRECLRRIKVTSLSELSTLVEHYVAWYNNQRISLKRHGLTPVEYRKQYLTNN, encoded by the coding sequence TTGCGGCGTGATTATCCCTTTATTACGCTCTTAAAAGTTGCGGGACTTGCGCGTTCGACGTATTACTATCATTTAGCTTGTCTAAACCGGCCTGATAAATATCGTCAGGTTAAACAAATTATTCGGCAAGAATTTGCCCGCTCTCATCAAACTTATGGTTATCGTCGCATGAGATTTGTTTTAAAACAGCATCATGTTAAACTTTGTCTAGAAACTGTTCGTAAAATTATGTTTTCTATGGGTCTGAAAGTTACTCTTTTTTCAAAACATTCTGGGCGGTACAACTCATATCATGGTCATGTTGGACAGGTGGTACCTAACTTGCTCAAGCAACAATTCAAGGCCCATAAACCATATACTGTTTTGCATACTGACGTCAGTCAGTTTAAACTTACGTGTGGAAAATGGGGTTATATTTCGACAGTTATTGATGAGGCTAGTAATGAAGTTTTAGCCGCTAAAGTTAGTTCAACACCCAATCGTGTTTTAATCGATCAAACCCTTGAGACAGTCATTAAAAAGATTCCCGCAACAACTAAACCAATTCTACACTCTGATCAAGGATGGCAATATCAAATGACCAATTATCAAGCTAAACTAAGACATCATCATTTCATTCAAAGCATGTCTCGTAAGGGAAATTGTTTAGACAATGCCCCAGTTGAGAGCTTTTTCAGTATGCTTAAACGTGAATGTTTAAGGCGCATTAAGGTTACTTCGCTCAGTGAACTAAGTACATTAGTGGAACATTATGTTGCTTGGTATAATAACCAGCGAATTTCACTTAAGCGTCACGGATTAACTCCAGTCGAATATCGTAAACAGTATCTAACTAATAATTAA
- a CDS encoding helix-turn-helix domain-containing protein, whose translation MTRNYTYSFKLKVVKEYLNGENSLHTLCLKYKMPSDTPLVIWVSRYKAFGPTGLKQLKRRHYSNDFKVAVITYYLNHSTSIQKTAIHFDISHTVVYNWLKLMRQFGIKAVISSKIGRPKMVKKKKETSKKKTEQQLIERQQKQIRHLEQELSYTKIENVYLKKLDAVIRNKKQH comes from the coding sequence TTGACACGTAATTATACCTACAGCTTTAAGTTGAAAGTAGTTAAAGAATATTTAAATGGTGAAAATTCACTCCACACACTGTGTCTGAAATATAAGATGCCGAGTGATACTCCGTTAGTAATTTGGGTGTCGCGTTATAAAGCTTTTGGCCCTACCGGTCTTAAACAGCTTAAACGCCGACACTATTCTAATGATTTCAAGGTAGCGGTTATTACCTATTACTTGAACCATTCTACCAGTATTCAAAAAACAGCCATCCACTTTGATATCAGCCACACAGTCGTTTATAATTGGCTTAAATTAATGCGGCAATTTGGAATTAAAGCCGTAATTTCATCTAAGATAGGACGACCCAAGATGGTTAAGAAAAAGAAAGAAACATCCAAGAAAAAGACCGAACAACAGTTAATAGAGAGACAACAAAAACAAATCAGACATTTAGAACAGGAACTTTCCTATACTAAAATTGAGAATGTTTATCTAAAAAAATTGGATGCCGTAATTCGAAACAAAAAACAGCACTAA
- the coaA gene encoding type I pantothenate kinase, producing the protein MYNQMNYYKIPRDEWRNLYQKYQVSLSAKELSRIKSVNDRISLADVQDIYQPLVHLLGIHMKSRQELMKQQAEFLGIEAHKVPFILGIAGSVAVGKSTTARLLQTLLSATYPEKKVQLITTDGFLYPNKELKRRQIMQRKGFPESYDMGRLLTFTNDVKNGLPAKAPRYSHKVYDIVPDEFDVVDNPDILIVEGINVLQLPSNQQLYVSDFFDFSIYVDAHEDLIQGWYLERFETLLDTAFQDPSNYYYPYAIGDRTKATRMARRVWLTINRPNLREYILPTRNRADLILHKTQNHLVNELFLRKY; encoded by the coding sequence ATGTATAATCAGATGAATTATTACAAGATTCCGCGTGATGAATGGCGGAACTTGTACCAAAAATATCAGGTTTCCTTATCTGCAAAGGAATTATCACGGATTAAATCTGTCAATGACCGTATCTCATTAGCTGATGTGCAAGATATTTATCAGCCGTTGGTGCATTTGTTAGGAATCCATATGAAATCACGACAAGAGTTAATGAAGCAGCAAGCAGAGTTTTTAGGAATTGAAGCACACAAAGTCCCCTTTATTCTAGGGATTGCGGGAAGTGTTGCAGTGGGTAAGAGCACAACGGCTAGATTGTTGCAGACTCTGTTGAGTGCAACATATCCTGAGAAAAAGGTGCAGTTAATTACGACTGATGGTTTCTTGTATCCGAATAAGGAGTTGAAGAGACGCCAAATAATGCAACGCAAAGGTTTTCCTGAAAGTTATGATATGGGACGGTTGCTGACATTTACCAATGATGTGAAAAATGGTTTACCTGCTAAGGCACCAAGGTATTCGCACAAGGTCTATGATATAGTTCCTGATGAATTTGATGTTGTGGACAATCCGGATATTTTGATTGTTGAAGGAATTAACGTGTTACAGTTACCAAGTAATCAGCAACTATATGTCAGTGACTTCTTTGACTTTTCTATCTACGTAGATGCGCATGAAGATCTGATTCAAGGCTGGTATCTTGAGCGGTTTGAGACATTGTTAGATACGGCATTTCAGGATCCTTCTAATTATTATTATCCATATGCGATTGGAGATCGAACTAAGGCGACTAGGATGGCTAGACGAGTTTGGCTTACAATAAATAGACCAAATTTACGTGAATATATCTTACCAACAAGGAATCGCGCAGATTTAATCTTACACAAAACACAAAATCATCTAGTAAACGAACTTTTTTTGCGTAAATATTAG
- the guaA gene encoding glutamine-hydrolyzing GMP synthase, whose product MQAFDKIIVLDFGSQYNQLITRRIREFGIYSELLSHNLTAAEIKKMAPKGIIFSGGPNSVYDENAFHVDPEIFELGIPVLGICYGMQLMANELNGKVESANNKEYGKADIHVASADEPMFKGLPATQTVWMSHGDLVTSVPEGFRIAATSANCPISAMSNDEKKFYGLQFHPEVRNTEHGNDILRHFAFDICKARDNWSMDDFIDMQIDKIRETVGDKKVLLGLSGGVDSSVVGVLLHKAIGTQLTSIFVDHGLLRKGEVEQVMASLEGKFGLNIIQVDAKKRFMDKLAGVSDPEKKRKIIGNEFIRVFDDEAAKLDGIDYLAQGTLYTDVIESGTDTAQTIKSHHNVGGLPEDVQFQLIEPLRTLFKDEVRELGERLGMSSDLVWRQPFPGPGLGIRVIGEITEEKLKIVRDSDLILREEIANHGLDREIWQYFTVLPGIRSVGVMGDGRTYDYTVGIRAVTSIDGMTADFAKIPWDVLQAISVRIVNEVDHVNRIVYDITSKPPATIEWE is encoded by the coding sequence ATGCAGGCTTTTGACAAGATTATTGTGCTTGACTTTGGGAGCCAGTATAATCAATTGATTACCCGCCGAATTCGTGAGTTCGGTATCTATTCAGAATTGCTATCACATAATTTGACAGCTGCTGAGATTAAGAAAATGGCACCTAAGGGAATTATTTTCTCTGGTGGGCCTAATAGTGTTTATGATGAGAATGCTTTCCATGTGGATCCTGAGATTTTTGAACTCGGAATCCCTGTTTTAGGAATTTGTTATGGGATGCAGTTAATGGCAAATGAGCTTAATGGTAAGGTGGAAAGTGCTAATAACAAGGAATATGGCAAGGCTGATATTCATGTAGCATCCGCTGACGAACCAATGTTCAAGGGATTACCAGCTACGCAGACGGTATGGATGAGTCATGGTGACCTAGTAACAAGTGTCCCTGAAGGATTCAGGATTGCTGCGACAAGTGCTAATTGCCCAATCTCTGCAATGTCAAATGATGAGAAGAAGTTCTACGGTTTACAGTTCCATCCAGAAGTCCGTAACACAGAACACGGTAATGATATCTTGCGTCATTTTGCCTTTGATATCTGTAAGGCACGTGACAACTGGTCAATGGATGATTTCATTGATATGCAGATTGATAAAATTCGTGAAACTGTTGGTGATAAGAAGGTTCTGCTTGGTTTGTCAGGTGGTGTTGATTCATCAGTTGTGGGTGTCTTGTTGCATAAAGCAATTGGAACACAGCTGACAAGTATCTTCGTAGATCACGGACTGTTGCGTAAGGGTGAAGTTGAACAGGTTATGGCAAGCCTTGAAGGTAAATTCGGGCTGAACATTATTCAAGTAGATGCTAAAAAGCGCTTCATGGATAAGTTAGCTGGTGTTTCTGATCCTGAAAAGAAACGTAAGATCATTGGTAACGAATTTATTCGTGTCTTTGATGATGAAGCTGCTAAGTTAGATGGAATTGATTATTTAGCACAAGGAACACTTTATACCGATGTAATTGAATCGGGAACAGATACAGCACAAACAATCAAGTCACATCACAATGTTGGTGGCCTGCCAGAAGATGTTCAATTCCAGTTAATTGAACCCTTAAGGACATTATTCAAGGATGAAGTTCGTGAATTAGGTGAAAGACTTGGAATGTCGTCTGATCTTGTCTGGCGTCAACCATTCCCAGGACCTGGTCTTGGAATTCGCGTGATTGGTGAAATTACAGAAGAAAAACTTAAAATTGTTCGTGATAGTGACTTGATTCTACGTGAAGAAATCGCTAATCATGGTCTTGATAGAGAAATCTGGCAGTACTTCACGGTACTTCCTGGTATCCGCAGTGTTGGTGTCATGGGTGATGGTCGGACTTACGATTATACGGTTGGAATTCGTGCAGTTACTTCGATTGATGGGATGACTGCTGATTTTGCTAAGATTCCATGGGATGTCTTACAAGCAATCTCAGTTCGAATCGTTAACGAGGTCGATCACGTTAACCGCATAGTGTACGATATTACGTCGAAGCCACCGGCAACGATTGAGTGGGAATAG
- a CDS encoding type IV secretory system conjugative DNA transfer family protein has protein sequence MWQLLRERRARVRGEPIVVSPLLPNAFVDYIDILKFNQRILSFFLTFWIAVGFISGNWLAEIVVSVTGIPILFKQYKYFKNLRHFFRYEYETDYKLLNFIQEADLDESTVVVYEENSSELLVRFLKSNNPTLINQLENLEKSLASLFGILPEKRIDTQSVDYVFTLVKPERLVVTATEEPEFTDDMNIDLGYGVVYNPIKTPHVLIGGGTGSGKTIYISFFLIELMRRHSIIYIADPKNSDLGNLSHYLDDHVAVTPNNIARITRLAVEEMEERYSIMNDPLNFKYGSNFVDHGFNPLWLIFDEMGAFQASATDKEGKKIVDEVMSNIKQIILLGRQAGCFILVAAQQMRAETLNSDLRDNLGLRIALGNNSPDGLRMIFNAHMPASLPDVSVKGSGLIYVESTEKKGAEYWESPFVDTTKFNFIDELLKYKTADKYFSE, from the coding sequence ATGTGGCAACTTTTAAGAGAACGACGTGCTCGAGTACGTGGAGAACCTATTGTAGTTTCTCCTTTACTACCTAACGCATTCGTTGATTATATAGATATCTTAAAATTTAATCAGCGTATTTTGAGCTTTTTTCTAACATTTTGGATAGCTGTTGGATTCATTTCAGGAAATTGGCTTGCGGAAATTGTTGTATCTGTAACAGGGATTCCTATTTTATTTAAACAGTATAAATATTTTAAAAATCTACGCCATTTCTTCAGATATGAATATGAGACTGATTACAAACTTTTAAATTTTATTCAAGAAGCGGACTTAGATGAAAGCACTGTTGTTGTTTATGAAGAAAATTCTAGTGAGTTGCTAGTTAGGTTTTTGAAGAGTAATAACCCTACGTTAATCAATCAGTTAGAAAACTTAGAAAAATCTTTAGCAAGTTTATTTGGTATTTTGCCCGAAAAAAGAATTGATACACAAAGCGTTGATTATGTTTTTACTCTTGTCAAACCTGAAAGACTGGTTGTAACTGCTACGGAAGAACCTGAATTTACTGATGATATGAACATTGATTTGGGTTATGGCGTTGTCTATAACCCTATCAAGACACCGCATGTATTAATAGGTGGTGGAACTGGTTCAGGTAAAACAATTTATATAAGTTTCTTTCTGATTGAGCTCATGAGAAGGCATTCAATCATATATATTGCAGACCCCAAGAACTCGGACCTTGGTAATCTGTCACATTACCTTGATGACCATGTGGCTGTAACACCAAATAATATTGCTAGAATTACTAGACTTGCGGTTGAAGAAATGGAAGAGAGGTATTCAATTATGAACGACCCTCTGAATTTTAAATATGGTTCAAATTTTGTTGACCATGGTTTTAACCCTTTATGGTTAATTTTTGATGAAATGGGAGCTTTCCAAGCTAGTGCTACAGACAAAGAGGGGAAAAAGATTGTAGATGAAGTTATGTCAAATATTAAACAGATTATTTTATTAGGACGACAAGCCGGGTGTTTCATTTTAGTTGCAGCTCAGCAAATGCGTGCGGAAACCTTGAATTCTGATTTGCGTGATAATCTCGGTTTGAGAATAGCACTTGGAAACAACAGTCCAGATGGATTAAGGATGATTTTTAATGCACACATGCCAGCTTCGTTACCTGATGTAAGTGTAAAAGGTTCTGGTTTAATCTATGTTGAATCGACTGAAAAAAAGGGAGCAGAATATTGGGAAAGTCCTTTCGTTGATACCACAAAGTTTAACTTCATTGATGAGCTGTTAAAGTATAAAACAGCAGACAAATATTTTTCAGAATAA
- a CDS encoding DUF3173 domain-containing protein: MLTLTKKELIAIGFGPSQSADIIRRSKRLMVSKGFGYYTSKRLGRVPVKAVEEVLGICIADEKGELVDATSK, encoded by the coding sequence ATGTTGACACTAACAAAAAAAGAATTAATTGCTATTGGATTTGGACCAAGTCAATCAGCGGACATTATAAGGCGTTCTAAGCGATTAATGGTTTCTAAGGGCTTTGGATACTATACAAGTAAAAGGCTCGGTAGAGTTCCTGTTAAGGCTGTAGAAGAGGTATTAGGCATATGCATAGCAGATGAAAAAGGAGAGTTAGTTGATGCCACGAGTAAGTAA
- a CDS encoding site-specific integrase yields the protein MNKKTGKFYFVANLGFDENGKRVQHFKRGFSTQKEAKQAYDEFMNNRSESGINKNSSMSFEVFYEDYFLSDYKRSVRKSTFDNRKLIMDKQFRYFNNRKLKDISLAYLKKWQNNLSEQGFSNGYIRLIFGLLEQVLDLAKKLGMLQKNPARQVGNVKKIKRKVDFWTIEEFRKVFATFDDNQYYDFFSKVLIDFLYMTGLRFGEAQALTWQDIDIQNCIVHVNKSMYYKNADEYYIGEPKTSASIRTIAIDHDTAKMLADWKVVQEKNIGSTDFVLSYNGSPTNRSTARHMIEHHAEMAGVHRIKVHALRHSHASMLIAMGENALVVQSRLGHSDIKTTLGVYSHLYPNVNREVADRIVGILDGVKFNKNAKRKTFNGNEYLKGSDL from the coding sequence TTGAATAAGAAAACAGGAAAATTTTATTTTGTCGCGAACCTTGGTTTTGACGAAAATGGAAAAAGAGTTCAACACTTTAAGCGAGGGTTTAGTACACAAAAAGAAGCAAAACAAGCCTATGATGAATTTATGAACAATCGTTCTGAAAGTGGAATAAATAAAAATAGTTCAATGAGTTTTGAAGTATTTTATGAAGACTATTTTTTGTCTGATTATAAGCGTTCGGTTAGAAAAAGTACTTTTGATAATAGAAAATTAATAATGGATAAACAGTTTAGATACTTTAACAATAGAAAATTAAAAGATATTTCTTTGGCTTATTTGAAAAAATGGCAGAATAATCTTTCAGAGCAAGGATTTAGCAATGGATATATAAGGTTGATTTTTGGTTTGTTAGAACAGGTTTTAGATTTGGCAAAAAAACTTGGTATGCTGCAAAAGAATCCAGCAAGGCAAGTAGGAAATGTGAAAAAGATAAAAAGGAAAGTAGATTTTTGGACTATTGAGGAATTTAGAAAGGTCTTTGCTACTTTTGACGATAATCAATATTATGATTTTTTTTCAAAAGTATTGATAGATTTTCTCTATATGACTGGTTTAAGATTTGGAGAGGCTCAAGCTTTAACGTGGCAAGACATAGATATACAAAATTGTATTGTTCACGTTAATAAGTCAATGTATTATAAAAATGCTGATGAATATTATATTGGAGAACCAAAAACAAGTGCAAGTATTCGTACAATAGCTATTGACCATGATACTGCTAAAATGTTGGCAGATTGGAAAGTAGTTCAAGAAAAGAATATTGGTAGTACTGATTTTGTATTAAGCTATAATGGAAGTCCAACTAATCGGAGTACAGCAAGGCATATGATAGAACATCATGCCGAAATGGCTGGTGTACATCGAATTAAGGTTCATGCTTTGAGACATTCACACGCTTCAATGTTGATTGCTATGGGCGAAAATGCTTTGGTTGTTCAAAGTAGGCTCGGACATTCTGATATCAAGACCACTTTGGGGGTGTACAGTCACCTATATCCTAATGTAAATCGTGAAGTCGCTGATAGAATTGTTGGAATACTTGATGGTGTAAAGTTTAATAAGAATGCAAAAAGAAAAACATTTAACGGAAATGAATATCTAAAAGGAAGTGATTTGTGA